A genomic stretch from Thauera sp. GDN1 includes:
- a CDS encoding sterol desaturase family protein — translation MADGDPGRVALGYPASLTVAGAGIAVAVHVLAETGLPAWLALVLMAGGFALWTLLEYLLHRFVLHGLEPFRAWHEHHHRLPDEPIRIPLAFSVPLALVLLVAPALLLRNVAFGASLSVGLLAGELVQELVHDRLHRGRSGGWLGVRRAHHGFHHVQDAQRAFGTLSGFWDRLLGTAPPRIRG, via the coding sequence GTGGCTGACGGGGATCCGGGCCGCGTGGCCTTGGGCTATCCGGCCTCGCTGACGGTGGCGGGTGCGGGCATCGCAGTCGCCGTCCATGTGCTCGCGGAGACCGGCCTGCCGGCGTGGCTGGCGCTCGTGCTGATGGCCGGCGGCTTCGCGCTGTGGACCCTGCTCGAGTACCTGCTGCACCGCTTCGTGCTGCACGGGCTGGAGCCGTTCAGGGCCTGGCACGAGCACCACCATCGCCTGCCCGACGAACCGATCCGCATCCCACTCGCATTCAGCGTGCCCCTGGCGCTGGTGCTGCTGGTCGCACCCGCACTGCTGTTACGCAATGTCGCGTTCGGTGCGTCGCTGTCCGTGGGCCTGCTGGCGGGCGAGCTGGTGCAGGAGCTGGTCCATGATCGCCTCCATCGCGGGCGCAGCGGGGGCTGGCTTGGCGTGCGTCGTGCGCACCACGGTTTCCATCACGTGCAGGACGCGCAGCGGGCCTTCGGGACGCTGAGCGGCTTCTGGGATCGCCTGCTCGGCACCGCACCACCTCGCATCCGCGGATGA
- the gstA gene encoding glutathione transferase GstA — translation MKLYLKPGACSLSPHIALEESGLDYETETVDLKTKRTGAGEDYSRINPKGYVPALLLDNGELLTEGPAIVQYIADQVPAKKLAPANGTIERYRLQSWLNFIATELHKSCSPFFNPAAGGDWKKAAAANLERRLGLVNGELEGRSFLLGEDFSVADAYLFTVLGWMKFIEIDLAQWPNLAAFVDRVAARPAVQAALKAEKLA, via the coding sequence ATGAAGCTCTATCTCAAGCCCGGCGCGTGCTCGCTGTCGCCCCACATCGCGCTCGAGGAGTCCGGCCTCGACTACGAGACCGAAACCGTCGACCTGAAGACCAAGCGCACCGGCGCCGGCGAGGATTACAGCCGGATCAACCCCAAGGGCTACGTGCCCGCCCTGCTGCTCGACAACGGCGAGCTACTGACCGAAGGCCCGGCCATCGTGCAGTACATCGCCGACCAGGTGCCGGCGAAAAAGCTCGCCCCCGCCAACGGCACGATCGAGCGCTACCGCCTGCAGTCCTGGCTCAACTTCATCGCCACCGAACTGCACAAGTCGTGCAGCCCCTTCTTCAACCCGGCCGCAGGCGGGGACTGGAAGAAGGCCGCCGCTGCCAACCTCGAGCGCCGCCTCGGCCTTGTGAATGGCGAGCTGGAAGGCCGCTCCTTCCTGCTCGGCGAGGACTTCAGCGTCGCCGACGCCTACCTGTTCACCGTGCTGGGCTGGATGAAGTTCATCGAGATCGATCTGGCGCAGTGGCCCAATCTCGCCGCCTTCGTCGACCGCGTGGCCGCGCGTCCGGCAGTGCAGGCCGCGCTGAAGGCCGAAAAGCTGGCCTGA
- a CDS encoding class I SAM-dependent methyltransferase, which yields MDIPRIFNITESAHRIHNPITPEKLATLGAALRLEAGERVLDLGSGSGEMLCTWARDHGIVGTGIDMSRLFTAHAKRRAAELGVADQLSFIHGDAAGHVADEKADVAACVGATWIGGGVAGTIALLARSLRPGGIILIGEPYWRQLPPTEEVAKGCLAGSISDFLTLPKLLASFGRLGYDVVEMVLADQDGWDRYEAAKWLTMRRWLEANADDELANEVRAQLRSEPERYAAYTREYLGWGVFALMPRAE from the coding sequence ATGGACATCCCGCGGATATTCAACATCACCGAAAGCGCCCACCGCATCCACAACCCGATCACACCCGAAAAGCTCGCCACGCTCGGCGCGGCGCTGCGTCTGGAGGCGGGGGAGCGAGTGCTCGACCTCGGTAGCGGTTCGGGGGAGATGCTGTGCACCTGGGCGCGCGATCACGGCATCGTCGGCACCGGCATCGACATGAGCCGGCTATTCACCGCGCACGCGAAACGCCGCGCCGCAGAGCTCGGTGTCGCCGATCAGCTCAGCTTCATCCATGGCGATGCCGCGGGCCATGTCGCCGACGAGAAGGCCGATGTGGCCGCCTGTGTCGGCGCCACCTGGATCGGCGGGGGTGTGGCCGGCACGATCGCGCTTCTGGCGCGCAGCCTGCGCCCCGGCGGGATCATCCTGATCGGCGAACCCTACTGGCGGCAGTTGCCGCCGACGGAAGAGGTCGCCAAGGGGTGCCTCGCCGGCTCGATTTCCGACTTTCTCACGCTGCCGAAGCTGCTCGCGTCTTTCGGCCGCCTCGGCTACGACGTCGTTGAGATGGTGCTCGCCGATCAGGACGGATGGGACAGATACGAGGCCGCCAAATGGCTCACCATGCGCAGATGGCTTGAAGCCAACGCCGACGACGAATTGGCGAACGAGGTTCGCGCCCAGCTGCGCTCGGAGCCCGAGCGCTATGCGGCCTACACGCGCGAATATCTGGGCTGGGGCGTGTTCGCGCTGATGCCGCGGGCCGAGTGA
- the dtd gene encoding D-aminoacyl-tRNA deacylase, which yields MLAVLQRVSEARVIVDGETVGEIGHGLLALVCAERGDTTAEADKLLAKMLKLRIFPDDAGKMNRSVQEVGGGLLIVSQFTLAADTSGGNRPSFTDAANPQTGQALYEHFIARARAAHPVVESGRFAADMKVQLVNDGPVTIPLRIVPPT from the coding sequence ATGCTCGCAGTGCTGCAACGCGTCTCCGAAGCGCGCGTGATCGTCGACGGCGAAACCGTCGGCGAGATCGGCCACGGCCTGCTCGCGCTGGTGTGCGCCGAGCGCGGCGACACAACGGCGGAGGCCGACAAGCTGCTCGCCAAGATGCTGAAGCTGCGCATCTTTCCCGACGATGCCGGCAAGATGAACCGCTCGGTGCAGGAGGTGGGAGGCGGCCTGCTCATCGTCAGCCAATTCACCCTCGCCGCCGACACCTCCGGCGGCAACCGGCCGAGCTTCACCGATGCTGCCAACCCGCAGACCGGCCAGGCGCTTTACGAGCACTTCATCGCCCGGGCGCGGGCCGCGCATCCCGTGGTCGAGAGCGGGCGCTTCGCCGCCGACATGAAGGTGCAGCTGGTCAACGACGGACCGGTGACGATTCCGTTGCGGATCGTGCCGCCCACCTGA
- a CDS encoding bifunctional O-acetylhomoserine aminocarboxypropyltransferase/cysteine synthase, giving the protein MKLETIAVHGGYSPDPTTKAVAVPIYQTTSYAFDDTQHGADLFDLKVQGNIYTRIMNPTTAVLEQRVAELEGGIGALAVASGMSAITYAIQTIAEAGDNIVSASTLYGGTYNLFAHTLPQFGIQVRFADYRDPDSFAALIDERTKAIFCESVGNPLGNVTDIGRLAEIAHKAGVPLIVDNTVPSPYLCRPFEHGADIVVHALTKYLGGHGNSIGGVIVDSGKFPWAEHKARFKRLNEPDVSYHGVVYTEALGAAAFIGRARVVPLRNTGAAISPFNSFLILQGIETLALRMDRICTNTIKVAEYLKKHAKVEWVNYAGLPDHADHGLVQKYMGGRASGILSFGVKGGLEAGGRFQDALKLITRLVNIGDAKSLACHPASTTHRQLSPAELAKAGVSPDMVRLSIGIEHIDDIIADLEQALAAV; this is encoded by the coding sequence ATGAAGCTCGAAACCATCGCCGTGCACGGCGGCTATTCGCCCGATCCCACCACCAAGGCCGTCGCGGTGCCGATCTACCAGACCACCTCCTACGCCTTCGACGACACCCAGCACGGCGCGGACCTCTTCGACCTCAAGGTGCAGGGCAACATCTACACCCGCATCATGAACCCGACCACCGCGGTGCTCGAGCAGCGCGTGGCCGAACTCGAGGGCGGCATCGGCGCGCTCGCCGTGGCCTCGGGCATGTCGGCGATCACCTACGCCATCCAGACCATCGCCGAAGCCGGCGACAACATCGTCTCGGCGTCGACGCTGTACGGCGGCACCTACAACCTGTTCGCCCACACCCTGCCGCAGTTCGGCATCCAGGTGCGCTTCGCCGACTACCGCGACCCGGACAGCTTCGCCGCGCTGATCGACGAGCGCACCAAGGCGATCTTCTGCGAGTCGGTCGGCAACCCGCTCGGCAACGTCACCGACATCGGCCGCCTGGCCGAGATCGCGCACAAGGCCGGCGTGCCGCTGATCGTGGACAACACCGTGCCCTCGCCCTACCTGTGCCGCCCCTTCGAGCACGGTGCCGACATCGTGGTGCACGCGCTCACCAAGTATCTTGGCGGCCACGGCAACTCGATCGGCGGCGTGATCGTCGATTCGGGCAAGTTCCCCTGGGCCGAGCACAAGGCGCGCTTCAAGCGCCTGAACGAGCCGGACGTGTCCTACCACGGCGTGGTCTACACCGAAGCGCTGGGTGCCGCCGCCTTCATCGGCCGCGCCCGCGTGGTGCCGCTGCGCAACACCGGCGCGGCGATCTCGCCCTTCAACAGCTTCCTGATCCTGCAGGGCATCGAAACCCTGGCGCTGCGCATGGACCGCATCTGCACCAACACGATCAAGGTCGCCGAATACCTGAAGAAGCACGCCAAGGTCGAATGGGTGAACTACGCCGGCCTGCCCGACCACGCCGACCACGGCCTGGTGCAGAAGTACATGGGCGGGCGCGCCTCGGGCATCCTGTCGTTCGGCGTGAAGGGCGGGCTCGAAGCGGGCGGCCGCTTCCAGGACGCGTTGAAGCTGATCACCCGCCTGGTCAACATCGGCGACGCCAAGTCGCTCGCCTGCCACCCGGCCTCGACCACCCACCGCCAGCTGTCGCCGGCGGAACTGGCCAAGGCCGGCGTGTCGCCCGACATGGTGCGCCTGTCGATCGGCATCGAGCACATCGACGACATCATCGCCGACCTCGAGCAGGCGCTGGCCGCGGTCTGA
- a CDS encoding pyridoxamine 5'-phosphate oxidase family protein → MPHPAPPAPSPRTRVRRLPERAHYDAETIAAIVDAAMICTVACQIDGVVHAIPTIHWREGDHLYIHGARASRMLKALTAGEACVTIALADGLVLARSAMHHSMNYRSVVIYGRFEAVGEPAYKLASLRAFIDGLYPGRWDTLRPISDKELNATTVLRIALDEASAKVRDWGVKDDEEDLEWPVWAGVIPLRTVTGAAEIEHDSVGQAVPPTRFG, encoded by the coding sequence ATGCCCCACCCCGCCCCCCCCGCCCCCTCCCCGCGCACCCGCGTCCGCCGCCTGCCCGAGCGCGCACACTACGACGCCGAAACCATCGCCGCCATCGTCGACGCGGCGATGATCTGCACCGTCGCCTGCCAGATCGACGGCGTGGTGCACGCCATCCCGACCATTCACTGGCGAGAGGGCGATCACCTCTACATCCACGGCGCCAGGGCCTCGCGCATGCTGAAGGCGCTGACCGCTGGCGAGGCCTGCGTGACCATCGCGCTCGCCGACGGCCTGGTGCTGGCGCGCTCGGCGATGCATCACTCGATGAACTATCGCTCGGTGGTGATCTACGGCCGCTTCGAGGCGGTGGGCGAGCCAGCGTACAAGCTCGCCAGCCTGCGCGCCTTCATCGACGGGCTCTACCCCGGGCGCTGGGACACGCTGCGCCCGATCAGCGACAAGGAGCTCAACGCCACCACCGTGCTGCGGATCGCGCTCGACGAGGCCTCGGCCAAGGTGCGCGACTGGGGCGTGAAGGACGACGAGGAAGACCTGGAGTGGCCGGTGTGGGCGGGGGTGATCCCGCTGCGCACGGTGACGGGCGCAGCGGAGATCGAGCACGACAGCGTGGGCCAGGCGGTGCCGCCGACCCGTTTCGGATAA
- a CDS encoding PLP-dependent aminotransferase family protein, producing MELDWLLAPPLPAAVPRQRVLYLRLREAILSGRLPADTRLPASRSLAATLGIARNTVLFAYEQLVAEGCLVADRQGTRVAPLPAAVRAAQPASPAREASPTLSARAVAVLQREPARDAEALPFSPGVPDFGAFPFRTWRACLERAWRDAGWRQLGYAVHGGDPGLRAAIAAHLTSVRGLAVDAAQILITSGTQAGLDLCARLLADHGDTVWAENPGYLAARVAFGLAGLQMHDVAIDCEGMAPTAEDWRRHRPRLIMVTPSHQYPTGRVMSLARRLALIERARAAGAWILEDDYDSEFRRAGPAPPALFGLHADAPVVYAGTFSKTLYPGLRLGYLVLPREIADAFIHAAARATRAGQGIEQRALADFIARGHYTTHIRRMRARYNARQAALRGALLQSFGPGLVLSGGEAGLHLVMWLPDELDDTAVVERAAQLGLGVRALSAYARPPAHCNGLVLGYGNLDEGAIEGAVARLRRAVGVGSGVRPVRK from the coding sequence ATGGAGCTCGACTGGCTGCTCGCCCCGCCCCTGCCCGCGGCCGTGCCGCGCCAGCGCGTGCTGTACCTGCGCCTGCGCGAGGCCATCCTGTCCGGTCGGCTGCCGGCCGACACGCGTCTGCCCGCCAGCCGCAGCCTCGCAGCGACGCTCGGCATCGCGCGCAACACGGTGCTGTTCGCCTACGAGCAGCTCGTCGCCGAAGGCTGCCTGGTCGCGGATCGCCAGGGGACGCGGGTGGCGCCGCTACCCGCCGCAGTGCGCGCTGCGCAGCCCGCGTCCCCTGCACGGGAGGCCTCTCCGACCCTGTCCGCGCGTGCGGTTGCGGTGCTGCAGCGCGAGCCGGCGCGCGATGCCGAAGCCTTGCCCTTCTCGCCCGGCGTGCCCGATTTCGGCGCCTTTCCCTTCCGCACCTGGCGTGCCTGCCTCGAACGCGCGTGGCGCGACGCCGGCTGGCGTCAGCTCGGCTATGCGGTGCACGGTGGCGATCCGGGCCTGCGCGCGGCGATTGCAGCCCACCTGACGAGTGTGCGCGGCCTGGCCGTGGACGCCGCGCAGATCCTGATCACGAGCGGCACGCAGGCGGGACTCGACCTGTGCGCCCGCCTGCTGGCCGATCACGGCGACACCGTGTGGGCCGAAAATCCGGGCTACCTCGCGGCCCGCGTCGCCTTCGGCCTCGCCGGTCTGCAGATGCACGACGTCGCGATCGATTGCGAGGGGATGGCCCCCACCGCTGAGGACTGGCGGCGCCACCGGCCGCGGCTGATCATGGTCACGCCCTCGCACCAGTACCCCACCGGGCGGGTGATGTCGCTGGCGCGTCGGCTCGCGCTCATCGAGCGCGCCCGCGCGGCCGGCGCCTGGATCCTCGAGGACGACTACGACAGCGAGTTCCGCCGCGCTGGCCCGGCGCCGCCCGCGCTGTTCGGCCTGCACGCGGATGCCCCGGTGGTCTATGCCGGCACCTTCAGCAAGACCCTGTATCCGGGCCTGCGCCTGGGCTACCTGGTGCTGCCCCGCGAGATCGCGGACGCCTTCATCCACGCCGCGGCGCGCGCCACCCGCGCCGGGCAGGGCATCGAGCAGCGCGCGCTCGCCGACTTCATCGCGCGCGGGCACTACACCACCCACATCCGGCGCATGCGCGCCCGCTACAACGCTCGCCAGGCCGCGCTGCGCGGCGCCCTGCTGCAGTCCTTCGGTCCCGGTCTGGTGCTGTCGGGCGGCGAGGCCGGACTCCATCTGGTGATGTGGCTGCCGGATGAACTCGATGATACGGCCGTGGTCGAGCGCGCCGCGCAGCTCGGGCTGGGCGTGCGCGCCCTGTCCGCATACGCTCGGCCGCCGGCGCACTGCAACGGGCTGGTGCTCGGCTACGGCAATCTCGACGAGGGCGCCATCGAGGGGGCGGTGGCACGGCTGAGGCGGGCAGTCGGGGTCGGCAGTGGTGTGCGCCCGGTGCGAAAGTGA
- a CDS encoding class I SAM-dependent methyltransferase: MAQLILNPGKERSLFRRHPWIFGGSVERLDGRARPGDTVTVMTAEGKALARAAWSPHSQIRARVWSFDAEAVIDHAFFKRAVAASVARRAAIPALRGQEGVRLIHGESDGLPGVIADRYGDVVVLQLTSAGADKWREAIVAGLVQATGCAAVYERSDSEVRGLEGLESRTGCVHGELPAGGLTIVENGVRMEVDVEGGHKTGFYLDQRDNRRLTGQLATGRTVLNCFCYTGGFSLQALAGGASSVLSIDSSGPALESARRNLALNPQLDAGRAEWLEADVFKALRALKDEGRRFDLIVLDPPKFAPSAAHADRAARAYKDINLFGFRLLNPGGILMSYSCSGGIGQELFQKIVAGAAIDAGVDAHIIYRLSAAPDHPIGLAVPEGEYLKGLACQVG, translated from the coding sequence ATGGCCCAACTCATCCTCAATCCCGGCAAGGAACGCTCGCTGTTCCGCCGCCATCCCTGGATCTTCGGCGGTTCGGTCGAGCGCCTCGACGGTCGGGCGCGCCCGGGCGACACGGTGACGGTGATGACGGCCGAGGGCAAGGCGCTCGCGCGTGCGGCGTGGTCGCCGCACTCCCAGATCCGTGCGCGGGTGTGGAGCTTCGATGCGGAGGCGGTGATCGATCATGCCTTCTTCAAGCGCGCGGTGGCGGCCTCGGTGGCGCGGCGGGCGGCGATCCCGGCGCTGCGCGGACAGGAAGGCGTGCGCCTGATCCACGGCGAATCCGACGGCCTGCCGGGCGTGATCGCCGACCGCTACGGCGACGTGGTGGTGCTGCAGCTCACCAGCGCCGGTGCCGACAAGTGGCGCGAGGCCATCGTCGCCGGGCTGGTGCAGGCCACCGGCTGCGCGGCGGTGTATGAACGTTCGGATTCCGAGGTGCGCGGGCTCGAAGGCCTGGAGTCGCGCACCGGCTGCGTGCATGGCGAACTGCCTGCGGGCGGGCTCACCATCGTCGAGAACGGCGTGCGCATGGAGGTGGATGTCGAGGGCGGGCACAAGACCGGCTTCTACCTCGACCAGCGCGACAACCGGCGCCTCACCGGGCAGCTCGCCACCGGGCGCACGGTGCTCAACTGTTTCTGCTACACCGGCGGCTTCTCGCTGCAGGCGCTCGCCGGCGGGGCGAGCTCGGTGCTGTCGATCGACTCCTCCGGTCCGGCGCTGGAGTCGGCGCGACGCAACCTCGCGCTCAACCCTCAGCTCGACGCCGGCCGCGCAGAATGGCTGGAGGCCGACGTGTTCAAGGCGCTGCGCGCGCTCAAGGACGAGGGCCGCAGGTTCGACCTGATCGTGCTCGACCCGCCCAAGTTCGCGCCCTCTGCCGCGCATGCCGATCGCGCCGCGCGCGCCTACAAGGACATCAACCTGTTCGGATTCCGCCTGCTCAACCCGGGCGGCATCCTGATGAGCTACTCGTGCTCGGGCGGCATCGGCCAGGAGCTGTTCCAGAAGATCGTCGCCGGCGCGGCCATCGATGCCGGCGTCGATGCACACATCATCTACCGCCTGTCCGCGGCGCCCGATCACCCGATCGGGCTGGCGGTGCCGGAAGGCGAGTACCTGAAGGGCCTGGCCTGCCAGGTGGGTTGA
- a CDS encoding GGDEF domain-containing protein: MHSPTLLIMASILMWIVTTVLAAMWYFNRRIPGPRIWALSYLSGFGLCVLFLSRDSLPEPGFVIASQTLSFLIAYLNLAGARAYIGRRPLPARYALAFALFLVALALYFTIEQPAPGVRFAASSVTTGILFLLSARTLAVGGIHDYPARYLFALASTGHGLFLLLRPLLFSPGSAGLFDANHVLAVSEFVLLESIVALILLALGALMLANEHSATELRRLAELDSLTSVFNRRAFMNLFAKALSQSQRSGQPVAVLLVDLDHFKSINDTLGHKGGDDALQHFVSTAAASLRNEDVIGRIGGEEFAILLAGTGLRDALATAERVRAAVEGSPLPVDDREAVGLTVSIGVGLSRRNATAESILERADKAMYEAKHKGRNRVEMLDSEEPFHRVACAA; encoded by the coding sequence GTGCACAGCCCCACCCTGCTCATCATGGCGTCGATCCTGATGTGGATCGTCACGACGGTGCTCGCCGCGATGTGGTACTTCAACCGTCGGATTCCCGGCCCGCGCATCTGGGCACTGTCCTACCTGAGCGGCTTCGGGCTCTGCGTGCTGTTCCTGTCCCGCGACAGCCTGCCCGAGCCCGGGTTCGTGATCGCATCGCAGACCCTTTCCTTCCTGATCGCGTACCTCAATCTCGCCGGCGCGCGTGCCTACATCGGCCGCAGGCCTCTCCCCGCCCGTTACGCGCTGGCATTTGCCCTGTTCCTGGTCGCACTTGCCCTGTACTTCACGATCGAACAGCCGGCCCCGGGCGTCCGCTTCGCCGCGTCCAGCGTCACGACCGGCATCCTGTTCCTGCTCAGCGCCCGGACTCTGGCCGTCGGCGGCATCCACGACTACCCGGCGCGCTACCTCTTCGCACTCGCCAGCACCGGACACGGGCTCTTCCTGTTGCTGCGACCGCTGCTCTTCAGCCCGGGCAGCGCCGGACTGTTCGACGCCAACCACGTCCTGGCCGTCTCCGAGTTCGTCCTGCTCGAATCCATCGTCGCGTTGATCCTGCTCGCGCTGGGGGCACTGATGCTGGCCAACGAGCACAGCGCCACCGAACTTCGCCGCCTTGCCGAACTCGACTCGCTCACCAGCGTGTTCAACCGGCGCGCGTTCATGAACCTCTTCGCCAAGGCCCTCAGCCAGAGTCAGCGCAGCGGGCAGCCGGTCGCCGTCCTGCTCGTCGACCTGGATCATTTCAAGTCGATCAACGACACGCTCGGCCACAAGGGCGGCGACGACGCCCTACAGCATTTCGTGAGCACTGCAGCAGCCAGTCTGCGCAACGAGGATGTGATCGGCCGGATCGGCGGCGAAGAATTCGCGATCCTCCTCGCCGGCACCGGCCTCCGGGACGCACTCGCGACCGCCGAGCGCGTCAGGGCAGCGGTCGAAGGAAGCCCCCTGCCCGTCGACGACCGGGAAGCGGTCGGCCTCACGGTCAGCATCGGCGTCGGCCTCTCACGCAGGAACGCGACGGCCGAATCGATCCTCGAACGCGCGGACAAGGCGATGTACGAGGCCAAGCACAAGGGCCGCAACCGGGTGGAAATGCTGGACAGCGAAGAGCCCTTCCACCGGGTCGCATGCGCCGCCTAG
- a CDS encoding NADH:flavin oxidoreductase/NADH oxidase, producing the protein MSALFQPFKLKAVTLRNRIAIPPMCQYMATDGVANDWHKVHYPAIARGGAGLVIVEATAVAPEGRITPACLGLWNDAQAEVLAPIAASIKAAGAVPGIQIGHAGRKASANRPWEGDDHIAEGDPRGWETISPSATAFGANLPKVPKAMTVDDIARVRADFVAAARRARDAGFEWLELHFAHGYLGQSFFSVHANQRDDAYGGSLENRSRFLLETLAAVREVWPENLPLTARFGVIEYDGRDEETLAESIELTRNFKRGGLDLLSVSVGFSTLQAQVPWAPAFLAPIAARVRAEAGLPVASAWGIDDPQIADGTVAKGQLDVVMIGRAHLANPHWPMQAARALGVERPTWVLPAPYAHWLERYGTR; encoded by the coding sequence ATGTCCGCACTCTTCCAGCCCTTCAAGCTCAAGGCCGTCACCCTTCGCAACCGCATCGCGATTCCGCCGATGTGCCAGTACATGGCCACCGACGGCGTCGCCAACGACTGGCACAAGGTGCATTACCCCGCCATCGCCCGTGGCGGCGCCGGCCTGGTGATCGTCGAGGCCACCGCCGTCGCACCCGAAGGCCGCATCACCCCGGCCTGCCTCGGCCTGTGGAACGACGCCCAGGCAGAGGTCCTCGCCCCGATCGCCGCCTCGATCAAGGCCGCCGGCGCCGTGCCCGGCATCCAGATCGGCCATGCCGGCCGCAAGGCCAGCGCCAACCGTCCGTGGGAAGGCGACGACCACATCGCCGAGGGCGATCCGCGCGGCTGGGAGACGATCTCGCCCTCGGCCACCGCCTTCGGCGCCAACCTGCCGAAAGTGCCCAAGGCGATGACGGTGGACGACATCGCGCGCGTGCGCGCCGATTTCGTCGCCGCCGCCCGCCGCGCGCGCGACGCCGGTTTCGAGTGGCTGGAGCTGCACTTCGCCCACGGCTACCTCGGCCAGAGCTTCTTCTCGGTGCACGCCAACCAGCGCGACGACGCCTACGGCGGCAGCCTGGAGAACCGCAGCCGCTTCCTGCTCGAGACGCTGGCTGCGGTGCGCGAGGTATGGCCGGAGAACCTGCCGCTGACCGCCCGCTTCGGCGTCATCGAGTACGACGGCCGCGACGAGGAAACGCTCGCGGAATCGATCGAGCTCACGCGCAACTTCAAGCGCGGCGGCCTGGACCTGCTCAGCGTCAGCGTCGGCTTCTCGACCCTGCAGGCCCAGGTGCCCTGGGCCCCGGCCTTCCTCGCCCCGATTGCAGCGCGCGTGCGTGCCGAGGCCGGACTCCCGGTCGCCTCGGCCTGGGGCATCGACGATCCGCAGATCGCCGACGGCACCGTGGCCAAGGGCCAGCTCGACGTGGTGATGATCGGCCGCGCCCACCTCGCCAACCCGCACTGGCCGATGCAGGCCGCGCGCGCCCTCGGCGTGGAGCGTCCGACCTGGGTGCTGCCGGCGCCGTACGCGCACTGGCTGGAGCGCTACGGCACGCGCTGA